GCGCGCCAGGCGCGCCACCACCTTCTCGACCTCGGCCACGTCCACCGTCGGCGTGTCTGCCGCCGGGGCCTGCAGCCGCAGCATCGCTCCCGCCTCGTCCAGGACGTCCACCGCGCTGTCGGGCAGGCGCAGCTCGCGCAGGTGGCGCTGCGCCAGGCGTACCGCCGCCTCCAGCGCCGCCGGCATGTAGCGCACCCGGTGGTGCGCCTCGTAGCGCGGCCGCAGCCCTTCGAGGATCAGGACCGACTCCTCGAGGGAGGGCTCCTCCACCACGATTTTCTGCAGGCGGCGATGCAGCGCGCGGTCCTTCTCGAGATGCTTGAAATCCTCGAAGGTGGTCGAGCCGATGAGCCGCACCTTGCCGGCGGTGAGCACCGGCTTGATCAGGTTGGCCAGGTCCATCGTGCCGCCGGTCGTGGCGCCCGCTCCCACCATGGTGTGCAGCTCGTCGATGAACAGCAGGGCTTTCGGCCGCTTCTCCAGGGCCGTGATGACCGCCTTGAAGCGCTCCTCGAAATCGCCCCGGTAGCGCGTCCCGGCTAATAGCGAGCCCATGTCCAGGGCGAACATCTCGGCGCCGGCCAGGATCTCGGGCACTCTGTCGGCCACCAGCCGCTGCGCCAGCCCTTCGACCAGCGCCGTCTTGCCGACCCCCGCGTCCCCCACGAAGACCGGGTTGTTCTTGCGTCGCCGGCAGAGGACCTCGAGCGCGCGGCGCAGCTCCTTCTCACGCCCCACCAGCGGGTCGAGCAACCCCTGCCGCGCCTGCTCGGTCAGGTTCACCGCGAAGCTCCCGAGCGCGTCGGTGGAACGGCGCGGGGCTTCCTCTTCCGCCTCGCCCGCCGGCACCGGCTCCTCCGCGGGAGGGAGGCTGGGGAGCTTCGTCAGGCCGTGCGACACGTAGTTGAGCACGTCGAGGCGCGTCACCCCTTCCGCTTCGAGAAGCTTCGCGGCGTGCGAGCGCCCTTCCTGCAGCAGCGCCGCCAGGGCGTCCCCGACGCTCGCCTCGTCCTTTCCGGCGCTCTGCACGTGCAAGGCCGTCCGCTGCAGCACCCGCTGGAAGGCCAGCGTCTGGGCCGGCTCGTCATCCGACTCTTCCGGGAGCTTCTCAATCCCGGTTTGCAGGAACTTCTTCATCTCGGCCCGCAAATGATCCATCCGGACCCCGCAGGCGATCAGGATCTCCTCGCCCGCCGGGTCATGGATCAAAGCGTAAAGGAGGTGCTCCAGCGTCAGGTAGGCGTGCCGCCGGGACGTCGCCTCGCGATAGGCGACGGTCAGGACAATCTCGAGTCGCGGACTGAACATGCTCATTCGGGCTCCAGGCTCGCGCGCAACGGATGGCCGGCGGAGCGCGCCAGCTCATGGACCGTGGAAACCTTGGTCTCCGCCACCTCGTGCGGGTAGGTCCCGGCGATGCCCGACCCGCGCACATGGACCGACATCATGATCTGGTGGGCCTCCGCCGGCGATTTGGCAAAAAGTCCTTCGAGGAGAGTGACGACGAAGTCCATCGGAGTGTAATCGTCGTTGTGCAGGATGACGCGGAACAGCGGCGGTCTTTCGGTCTTCTGGCGGGTCTTCTCCAGGACCTGCCCGCCCCGCTGCCCCTCTCTCTCACCCATGAAACCGTCTCCCTGCGTGCTTATTCCGCATGGTCAGTATCGAGCAGCTACGATGAACCGCCCGATGACGTTGCAGAAGGCTCACAGTTCTCACAAGCCCATTGCCCATTCTCTCCCAGGTTCGGGCCGAGCCTTTTCGATACGTATATTCCGCGCACTTTCTTCCGGCTCGCATGGTTAAACTGCGGCGTGCGGCCTCTGCGGGTTCTGCCTTAGCACTATTATGGCGCACGCCGTCAGTTTCAAGCATGCGCCAGCACCTCCCGCCGGTTAAGCAACCCCCATCATTAATTATAGGGAGTGGCCGACCGGCGGGGGCTATTTCCAGCGCCTGTAGAGGAAAAAATCCAGGGCCAGCCGGTCGGCTGGAGCCTGGATACGAGGAAACGACCCCCGCAAGCTCAGCAGCGGAAGGCGACTCCGAGCGCCGGCCCCTGGTAGAGCATGTCATAGGCGAAGCGATCGGCGCTCTCGCCTGTCTCCTCCGCATGCGGGCGGAACAGGCTGTGCTATGGCTTGAACAGCGGTGGGTGTCAGGGCGCGGGCTGCAGCTTCAACCCGCGACTGTCCGGCTCAGGTCCCCGATCGCATGGATCAGGCTCGCGTGGGTTCCTTCGCAGACGAAGCTGAAGCTGGCCGTGTTGTAAACAAATCCCGAGAGTGCAGGAGGCTCCTTGCGCCGCACGTCCGATACCGTGCAGCCGAGGCCCTTGGCTACACAGGTTGGCGTGGGGATCACGCAATTCTCTGGGCTGTCTGAGCTTGAACCTCGCAGCAAGCAATCTTCTTGAGAGAACCTCAAATCCTGATGAAAAAGCCGCCGGAGATTTCCTCGGCGGCTTCTCTTTGATGGGCAGCTCGTGGCGGCTGATACGCTCGCTTCAGAAACACCCCTCGCAGCTGTTGAATGGGCAGGGGTCAGGTGCGGTGCAGGTGGGGTCGGTGCTGCATTCGTGCATGCAGCAGTTGTTCGGTCCGAACCCGGTCGGGGTGCATCGTACGCCCACATCGCTGCAATAGCTGGAGCAGATAGGAGCATTCCACCTGATCTTGAAGCCGGAGTCGCTCACGTCGAGACCCGTATTGCCGACGGAATTGTGCGCCAGCACCTTCAGGAAAGCAGTTGAGCCGCCCGTCGGTGGCGCGGCAACCGTCCATGAATACGACCCCGTATTTCCGATTCCTGCCGCGATCGACGTGAAGGGTCCATCCGGGCCCGACCGTGAT
The sequence above is drawn from the Candidatus Polarisedimenticolia bacterium genome and encodes:
- a CDS encoding AAA family ATPase; translation: MFSPRLEIVLTVAYREATSRRHAYLTLEHLLYALIHDPAGEEILIACGVRMDHLRAEMKKFLQTGIEKLPEESDDEPAQTLAFQRVLQRTALHVQSAGKDEASVGDALAALLQEGRSHAAKLLEAEGVTRLDVLNYVSHGLTKLPSLPPAEEPVPAGEAEEEAPRRSTDALGSFAVNLTEQARQGLLDPLVGREKELRRALEVLCRRRKNNPVFVGDAGVGKTALVEGLAQRLVADRVPEILAGAEMFALDMGSLLAGTRYRGDFEERFKAVITALEKRPKALLFIDELHTMVGAGATTGGTMDLANLIKPVLTAGKVRLIGSTTFEDFKHLEKDRALHRRLQKIVVEEPSLEESVLILEGLRPRYEAHHRVRYMPAALEAAVRLAQRHLRELRLPDSAVDVLDEAGAMLRLQAPAADTPTVDVAEVEKVVARLARIPEKQASVSDKERLRTLEESLNRVVFGQRPAVGIVARAVRRARAGLGHPEKPAGCFLFTGPTGVGKTELARQLARHLGNEFIRYDMSEYMEKHAVARLIGAPPGYVGFEQGGLLVDAVRSHPYCVVLLDEIEKAHPDLFDILLQIMDHATLSDNTGRKADFRQATLILTSNAGSREMSGRSVGFKRGIGDARAKGRQAIERLFSPELRNRLDAIVTFDALTPDVMEMIVEKFILELEAQLRERNVALSLTPEARAHLAGKGYDPVFGARPLVRLIQSEVRDPLTDEILFGRLESGGTAVIGFDGEKLTFDVDPAPPPSETRKPAPAGAS
- a CDS encoding ATP-dependent Clp protease adaptor ClpS, translating into MGEREGQRGGQVLEKTRQKTERPPLFRVILHNDDYTPMDFVVTLLEGLFAKSPAEAHQIMMSVHVRGSGIAGTYPHEVAETKVSTVHELARSAGHPLRASLEPE